ATTTAGAACATTTTTTTGTTGATTGGGATTCGGTAGGTTTTGCCTTAGGTTCAATTTCTTATTCGCTGGAATTTACCAGGCCCCATTTACCAGGTTATTTCTTACATGTCAAAATAATTTCTGCACTGTCTAAAGTTTTAGGAAATATTCATACAGCTATGCTTACTCTTTCGATTGTTTATTCTTCGTTAGCTGCCTTTTTTAGTTATATGCTGCTAAGAAAAATATTTGGTCAAATTGCATCTATAATAATTTCCCTCCTAATTATTACCAATCCTATGGTCTGGTTTTACGGCTCAGTTACAGATTCATACAGCTTTGATTGGTTTTTTTCGGTTTTTGTGATTTTCATTTTAATAGACAGCAAATACTTTTTATTAATACCTCCAATTATTGCAATTGGCTGTGGCATAAGGCAAACAACAGGCGTTTTGATGGCTATTACTTTTTATACTTATTTTTTTGTTTTCAAGGTTTACAAAAACTATAAAATCAAAAAAATATTGATTAGCCATGTTATTGCAGTTTTAGCATTTTTACTATGGTTTGTACCTATGATAGATTCAGCGGGTGGTTTAAGTAATTATTTAAAATTGTACAATGAAAATAGCCCGCTCCCGAAAATCTCTTTAATGCAAAACTTTTATCAAATGTCTTCTTATCTAATTTATATTTTAGTCCCTTATGTGGTAGTTGGAATTGTACTACTAATTAATATTAAGAAACTAAAAAACAAACAACTGAAAATTGATAAAAAAACTTTGTGGTTGTTATTATTCTGGCTGCTTCCTCCATTATTTTTGTTTTCTTTTGTGGCCTATTCAAAAGGATACTTTTTGATAATTATACTTCCCTTGTATATTATTTTTGGCTTTTTTCTTAAGGATGGCTTAATTACAGTTAAGCCGCTAATACTTTCTATTTTTCTGGATATTCTAATATTTCTTTTTTTGCCGTATAGCAAACCATCAATAGAAAGTATGTTAAATCCAATGACTCGTAAAATTAAAAATTATCAAGTGTGGTACGAACGAACAACATCTTCATATTTAATGGCAATATCAAGGATTAAGTATAACGATTCCTCAATAGAAGAATTGTCTGAGCTTATCAAAAAGTATATTAATCAGAATGAAAGTGAAAATTTACCAATTATTTTTTTAGACCCAACAGTTAATTATTATGCAAGAGGTCTTCAATATTTATTTCCTAACTTAACATTTATAACAATGGACCAGCGAGATGTTGATTATTATGTCCTCTATCACAAGCTTGATGTTATGAAACTAAATGGATTAAAAGGCATTTTAAATAACTATGTTATATTGACCCGCAGTGATTTCTTTAATCAATTCTTGAAAAAGTATTTTTTGCAAGCTCTTTATTCATCAAAATATGTTTTAATTATACCTAACAGCAATTATAATCAAGAAATTATAGAGCGGTATAATTTTCTTTTTCTTCGTTAAAAAGGAAAGATGTTGCAAGAAAGAAAGCTGAAAGAGAATTTTATTATGAAAATGTTTACATAATATGGAAATGTAAATATGTAAAGATTAATTTTGTATGTAACAAAAAATGGCGCGTTCGTCTAGTGGTTTAGGACGCCGCCCTCTCAAGGCGGAGATCACGGGTTCGAATCCCGTACGCGCTACAAAGTTTATAGACGTTTTCTATATATAAAAAGTAAATGATTAATAAATCTGAAAAAACAAGAGCTAAAAAAATTTTTGATATTCTCTCGAAAGAGTACCCTAATGTTAAATCCGCTCTTGAATTTTCAAATCCATTTGAATTATTAATTGCTACTATATTATCTGCACAATGTACTGATGCAAGAGTTAACATAGTAACAAAAAGTCTTTTCAAAAAATATAAAACTCCAAGTGACTACTTAAAAACCCCTGATGAGGAATTACAGAAAGATATTTTTTCTACTGGTTTTTACAAGCAAAAAGCAAAATCAATAAAAAAATGCTGTAAAAGTTTAGTCGAAAATTATAATAGCAAAGTGCCTAATGATTTTGAACTTCTCACGACATTACCTGGTGTAGGCAGAAAAACTGCCGCAGTAGTTGCAGGCAATGCTTTTGGAATACCTTCCATCGCTGTTGATACTCATGTTAAAAGACTTTCTAATTTATTGGGGTTTATTGAATCTTCAGATCCACTGAAAATTGAAATGAGGTTAAAAGAACTGCTTCCCGAATCATATTGGATAAACTCCTCGCATTGGTTAGCATCGCATGGTAGAAAAATTTGCATAGCAAGAAAGCCTAAATGTAATGAATGTGTTATTGGAAAGCTTTGCCCCTCTTTTAATTTATTTGCTTCAAACAAAGGAGTACATAGTGGAAAATAATTTGGAAAGAAATAGAGATTACTGCTTATCAATTCTTCGTGAATACACTAAAAGCGAAAGTTTACTTAAGCATGCTTTTGCAGTAGAAGCATGTGTGAAAGCGTATGCTCAAAAATTTAATGAAGATGTTGAACTTTGGGGCAATGTAGCTCTTCTTCACGATTTCGACTATGAAATGTATCCTACTGCGGAGGAACACCCATATAAAGGAAATGAGATTTTAAAAGAAAAAGGATTTTCGGAAGATTTTAGGAAAACTATAATGTCTCATGCAGATTATACCGGAATCCCTCGTAATACAAAACTTCAGAAAGTTCTCTTTGCTTGTGATGAATTAGCAGGATTTATAACAGCGGTTACCTATGTTAGGCCAAATAAATCTATTGAAGAAGTTGAGGTTAAATCAGTAAAAAAGAAAATGAAAGATAAAGCGTTTGCACGTTCAGTAAACAGAGAAGATATACTGAAGGGTGCTGAAGAACTAGGCATTCCTTTAGATGAACATATTGCTTTTTGTATTGAGGCAATGAAGAAAAATAAAGAATTGCTAGGCCTTTAATTTTAACCAACTTAATTCTACACCCGGTTAGTTTTTTAATGATAGCGATTGGCACAATTAACAACTTTATTGTATCAAGTAATGAAAATCGTATTTATGTGTGAGTCATAAAATAAAATATGTTGATTAGGAAGAGATAGCAGATAAATTAAATAAATTGACTTGACATTAGTAGGCGCACTTGCCTAAATTAGGGCTCAAATTTGGAGGAATTTTATAGAGCATTTGGCTACGTCTGATAATTAGCTTATTATTTTATTAACAATATTTTCTTAAAAATATCGAACGGTTGATGAAAGCCATATTCTCTATAATATTTCTCCTTTTAATTTTCAGTTCTGTTGTACTACCACAAGATGTAAAAGTTATCTCATCATCATCACAGTCAATTACTATTTTATATAGCCCCCAAATTTTAGACACCACACTTGTTACGATAAAGGGACAAAAATATTACAGCTTTAATCTTGCTAATGGAACTCTTAATCCTTTAATGAAGGCTGGTAGTCCTTTAATTCCTTTTAGAGAAGTTAATATTGGTGTTCCTGACAAATCAGGCAATAGAATTTCAATAAATTCTGTTGAATACAAAACAATGCAAGGTCAAATTAAGCCGGCATACGTTGAAAGTTCACCAGGTAATTTAACTTTTACTGAAGAATATTTAACGACAAAATTTAATAATGTTGTATCTTTTGGCGATTATGGCTTAGTGCGTAATTTACCTGTTCAGACTGTTAGAGTTTATCCAATTCAATTTGATGCGAGTTCTAATCAAATTAGAGTATATAGTAAAATTATCTTTACAATCAATTTTGCTTTAGTGCCGACATCCGTTCAACTAATAAGAGATCAAAGTCTTTCACAAGTTGTATTGAACTGGCCAATAGCAAAAAATTGGGGAGTACCAGCAAAAAGAGCACTAAAAATTTCCGATGATCCTTTTGCTTCAAACAATAATTGGTATCGTTTTGAAGCCCCGACAGAGGGCATTTATAGAATAGATAGAAACACATTACAATCTATGGGTATTGACCCTAACTCTGTTGACCCAAGAACAATAAAAATATATAATAATGGTGGCTATCAATTACCTGAAAACCCAGATGTGAACAGGCCGAATAAATTAAACGAAATTGCTATTTATGTTAGTGGCGAGCAAGATGGTAAATTTGACCAAAATGATTATATATTATTTTATGGCAGAGGTACTGAATTTTGGGAATATAGCAACTCATTTAAAAAAATTGTAAGGGTTAAAAACCCATTTTCAAAAAAAAATTATTATTGGATAACAGCTGGCGGAAATCCTGGCAAAAGAATGAATTTTCAGCCTACAGTTAACGCTAATAATTTTTATTCTCAACTGACTACGCTTGCTTTTAAGCAAAATGATAAGGATAGTACAAATATTGGTCATACCGGCAGAGATTATTTTGGAGATGAGTTGGATTTTAATACTAAGTCAAGGGTTTACTTAAATACTTTAGATGGAATAGTGCCAGGTTCTAAAATATATTATCAATTTAGAGTTGCGAATATTTCTCAGACCGTTTTAAACTTTTTAGTTAGTGAGTCAAACACATTGATTTATTCAAGTTCTTTGCCGGGCAGTTCTCCAGCATCATATTATTTAGGAACTGAACGAATAGGTAGTGCAGTCTTTAATGGAACATTAACTGATAATCGCAGCTCACTAAAATTTGCTATTGAAACTTCAGCGTCAAACGCTAGATTAGCAATTGATTATTTTGAAATTACATATACAAAATATTTGCAGGCGTTTGGTGACCAAATTTTGTTTTTTTCTCGGGATACCACTGCTAATATCCAGTTTGGACTTTCAAACTTTTCAAACAGCAATATTCTAATTTTTGATGTGACTGATTATGCTAACGTATCTCAAATTTCTAATGCACATATTAGTGGCGGGCAGTGCAATTTTCAAATTAGCGCACAGTCGGGCAATGTAAGAAAATTTTTAGCAGTAACTGAAACTGCTTTTCAGACACCTGTTAATATTGTAAATGTACAAACAACAAATTTGAAAGCAGATTTAACTGGAACTGAGTTTATAATCATTTCAGATAAGTCATTTAAAGCAGAAGCTGAAAGATTAAGAGATTATAAAAATTCTCAGTCGCCATCAAGAATATCTACTTCTTTATATTATGTTGATGATATTTATAATCAATTTTCTTGCGGCTCGTTAGACCCTTCAGCTATAAGGGATTTTTTAAAATTTGCTTACGATAATTGGCAAGTAAAACCTTTTTACGTTCTATTGTTTGGTGATGGCTCTTATGATTATTACAATACTGAAAAAAAATCTAACAATTTTATTCCAGCTTACGAGACTAAAGAATCTTTGTATGAAATAAATTCTTATCCTACTGATGATTTTTATGCTAGGGTATCGGGCAGTGATTTAAAAGCAGATTTAGCAATAGGAAGATTGCCCGTTCAAAACTTAGACGATGCTAAGGCTATTGTTGATAAAATTATTGCTTACGAAACAAAATTAGATATGGGGTTATGGAGAAATACTATTACTTTAGTAGCAGACGATGGACCAGCAGCAACTGGTGTTGACGATGGAAGCATTCATACCAGTCAATCTGAAAATCTCTCCCGCTTTAGAATACCTTCATTTTTTGATCAAAATAAAATTTATCTTGCTTTATACCCAACAGTATATACTGGCTTAGGTCGAAGAAAACCAGCAGTTAATCAAGCTATTATTGATGCAATTAATAATGGAACGCTAATCTTAAATTTTATTGGGCATGGTAACCCCGATGTGTGGACTCACGAGTCAGTTTTTGAAAAGTCAACTACCATTCCGCAATTAAAAAATAACGATTATTTTTTCTTAACAGCTGCTACATGTGATTTTGGCAGGTACGATGACCCATCGGAACAAAGCTCGACTGAATTGCTGGTAAACAAACCAAACTCTGGTGCTATTGGCGCTTTTACTGCAGCTAGGCTAGTCTACTCAAACTTAAATGCAATAATAAACGATTCTCTATATTCTAATTTATTTCGTACAAAGGACAGCTTGGGATTACCAATTAGAATTGGCAAAGCTTATTTTTATGTTAAGCAGCACAGGACTTTAGATAACGATGAAAAATATCATTTGTTTTGCGACCCAACTCTTAGGTTAGATCAACCTATTTTACCTGCAATTATAGATTCTGTAAATCATTTTCCGCTAAATAATAATATTCAAATAAGTGCCCTAAGTGAGGTTAATATACGAGGCTCAGTTTCGGCTAATAATCTAATTAATAATTTTAGTGGCAATGCTATTGTTAGCGTGTATGATTCTGATAGACAAGTATTTATTAAAGAGATGAACTATACGGTCACTTTGCAAGGCGGGTTGATTTACAGAGGCCGCGTTAATGTTGATAATGGTATTTTTCAGACAGGTTTTGTTGTGCCTAAAGATATTTCTTATGAAAATAAAAATGGTAGAATAGTTTCTTATATTTTCAATGAAAATAATGATGGTGTTGGTTTTACCAACAAGATAATAGTCGGAGGTACTAATCCTAATGCTGTTAACGATGGCAAAGGTCCAAATATTGAAATATATTTTGATAAGATTTCTGAATCGACTTCTAATATTGTGAACTCTGATTTTACTTTGTTCGTAAAACTTTCAGATCAGACTGGATTAAATACCACTGGAACTGGATTGGGTCATAAATTAGAAGGCATACTAAACGGTGATGAAAATAATCCGATTGATTTTTCAAATTATTTCATTAGTGATGTTAACTCAAACGGGAAGTCAGGTGTTATTCAGTATAAATTTACTGGGTTTGAACCTGGAGATTACAATATAAAAATAAAAGCATGGGATGTCTTTAATAACTTGACAACTAAGGAAAGCAATTTTACAGTTGTCTCTGGCAACGACCTTGTTATTAGAAATGTTGTTAATTATCCAAATCCTTTTATGTCAAATACTACTTTTACATTCCAGCATAATTTAAATAAACCGATAGACGTTAAAATCAAAATATATACAATAGCCGGCAGAATGATAAAAGAAATTAAGGAAGACTATATTGCTGATAAATTTGTTAAAATTGACTGGGATGGAAGAGATGAAGATGGCAACTTAATAGCAAATGGAGTATATCTATATAAATTAATAGTTCGTTCATCTGATGGACAGTACACTCAAAACGTACTTGGAAAATTGGCAGTAATTAGATAAAATTAACTTGTATTATTAATAGAAAACAACTTGAATATAATTTAAAAATAAAAAGGAAGAAAAATACTTAGGAGGTAAAAAATAAATGAAAAGGATTTTCATAATAGGGACATTGTTATTAATGTATTTTGGCAACATTGAGAGAATTTATAGTCAGGGGGAGACCGCTGTTCCGTTTTTGCTTTTAGCTCCGGATTCAAGAGCGGGCGGAATAGGAGAATCTGGTGGCGGCTTGGCGGATAATTCAGCTGCCATTTTTTGGAACCCTGCCGGAATTGCTTTTCAATCCGGTTCTGAAATCTCTATTACTCATAGTAACTGGCTGCCTCAATTTAATCTTGATTTATTCTATGATTATGCAACTTATAGACAGTACATTGATGACCTAAACGGCAGTATTACAGCAAGTATAACATATATGAATTTTGGTGAATTTGTTAGAACCGGATCCAATGACCCGACACCACTTGGTACCTTTCGCTCTTTTGATGCAGCGCTAACTTTGGGTTATGCTACAAAATTGAGCAACGACTGGGGAATTGGGTTTAATTTTAGACTTATTCATAGCCGTCTTTCTGATAAACCTACTGAACAAGAGCAAGGTAAAGGAGTAGCAACATCAGTTAGTTTTGATATTGCTACTATGTGGCGCCCAGAACATTTTAATTTACCTTTAATAGGTGACTTCGGAAACAGATTTAGCATGGGTATAAATATTAGTAATATTGGTCCCAAAATCTATTATATAGACCAAGCGCAAGCCGACCCTATTCCTACTAATTTTAGATTAGGCTTTGCAATTAGACCATTTGAAGATGATTATAATTCGCTTACTTATACACTTGATTTTTCTAAACTCTTAGTTGGGGTTGGCGATAGTACGCATGCTAGAGATGAATTTTATAAGGCAATATTTACTTCTTGGGTAGATGAACCATTAAGTCAAGAGTTGAGGCAAGTTCAAACTTCTATGGGTCTTGAATATTGGTATGGCAAACCAGAAGAATTTATGTTTGCATTAAGAGCGGGCTTTTTCTACGAGGATCCTTCCTATGGTAATAGAAAATTTGTTACTCTTGGTGCTGGTATTAGATATGACCTTTATGGATTTGACTTTAGCTATATCACTACAGATGTCTTCAAAAATGGCGCAAATCATCCTCTCTCAAATACTTTGAGATTTACTTTATTAATTGGATGGGGTGCTAAGCCAAAAACCGAAAAGGGGTTTCCACGCGGAATATAATATAAATGAAGAACATTAAGATTCCCTTAATAATTTTAATAATTGGATTGAGTGCTTTGCCCAGTGTTAGACTGGGCATATTTGCTCAATCTATGCTCGGCAAGTTAAATTATTATCCGCAAATTCCTGTAAAG
This genomic interval from Melioribacteraceae bacterium 4301-Me contains the following:
- a CDS encoding HDIG domain-containing metalloprotein; amino-acid sequence: MENNLERNRDYCLSILREYTKSESLLKHAFAVEACVKAYAQKFNEDVELWGNVALLHDFDYEMYPTAEEHPYKGNEILKEKGFSEDFRKTIMSHADYTGIPRNTKLQKVLFACDELAGFITAVTYVRPNKSIEEVEVKSVKKKMKDKAFARSVNREDILKGAEELGIPLDEHIAFCIEAMKKNKELLGL
- the nth gene encoding endonuclease III — its product is MINKSEKTRAKKIFDILSKEYPNVKSALEFSNPFELLIATILSAQCTDARVNIVTKSLFKKYKTPSDYLKTPDEELQKDIFSTGFYKQKAKSIKKCCKSLVENYNSKVPNDFELLTTLPGVGRKTAAVVAGNAFGIPSIAVDTHVKRLSNLLGFIESSDPLKIEMRLKELLPESYWINSSHWLASHGRKICIARKPKCNECVIGKLCPSFNLFASNKGVHSGK
- the porU gene encoding type IX secretion system sortase PorU; translation: MKAIFSIIFLLLIFSSVVLPQDVKVISSSSQSITILYSPQILDTTLVTIKGQKYYSFNLANGTLNPLMKAGSPLIPFREVNIGVPDKSGNRISINSVEYKTMQGQIKPAYVESSPGNLTFTEEYLTTKFNNVVSFGDYGLVRNLPVQTVRVYPIQFDASSNQIRVYSKIIFTINFALVPTSVQLIRDQSLSQVVLNWPIAKNWGVPAKRALKISDDPFASNNNWYRFEAPTEGIYRIDRNTLQSMGIDPNSVDPRTIKIYNNGGYQLPENPDVNRPNKLNEIAIYVSGEQDGKFDQNDYILFYGRGTEFWEYSNSFKKIVRVKNPFSKKNYYWITAGGNPGKRMNFQPTVNANNFYSQLTTLAFKQNDKDSTNIGHTGRDYFGDELDFNTKSRVYLNTLDGIVPGSKIYYQFRVANISQTVLNFLVSESNTLIYSSSLPGSSPASYYLGTERIGSAVFNGTLTDNRSSLKFAIETSASNARLAIDYFEITYTKYLQAFGDQILFFSRDTTANIQFGLSNFSNSNILIFDVTDYANVSQISNAHISGGQCNFQISAQSGNVRKFLAVTETAFQTPVNIVNVQTTNLKADLTGTEFIIISDKSFKAEAERLRDYKNSQSPSRISTSLYYVDDIYNQFSCGSLDPSAIRDFLKFAYDNWQVKPFYVLLFGDGSYDYYNTEKKSNNFIPAYETKESLYEINSYPTDDFYARVSGSDLKADLAIGRLPVQNLDDAKAIVDKIIAYETKLDMGLWRNTITLVADDGPAATGVDDGSIHTSQSENLSRFRIPSFFDQNKIYLALYPTVYTGLGRRKPAVNQAIIDAINNGTLILNFIGHGNPDVWTHESVFEKSTTIPQLKNNDYFFLTAATCDFGRYDDPSEQSSTELLVNKPNSGAIGAFTAARLVYSNLNAIINDSLYSNLFRTKDSLGLPIRIGKAYFYVKQHRTLDNDEKYHLFCDPTLRLDQPILPAIIDSVNHFPLNNNIQISALSEVNIRGSVSANNLINNFSGNAIVSVYDSDRQVFIKEMNYTVTLQGGLIYRGRVNVDNGIFQTGFVVPKDISYENKNGRIVSYIFNENNDGVGFTNKIIVGGTNPNAVNDGKGPNIEIYFDKISESTSNIVNSDFTLFVKLSDQTGLNTTGTGLGHKLEGILNGDENNPIDFSNYFISDVNSNGKSGVIQYKFTGFEPGDYNIKIKAWDVFNNLTTKESNFTVVSGNDLVIRNVVNYPNPFMSNTTFTFQHNLNKPIDVKIKIYTIAGRMIKEIKEDYIADKFVKIDWDGRDEDGNLIANGVYLYKLIVRSSDGQYTQNVLGKLAVIR
- the porV gene encoding type IX secretion system outer membrane channel protein PorV; its protein translation is MKRIFIIGTLLLMYFGNIERIYSQGETAVPFLLLAPDSRAGGIGESGGGLADNSAAIFWNPAGIAFQSGSEISITHSNWLPQFNLDLFYDYATYRQYIDDLNGSITASITYMNFGEFVRTGSNDPTPLGTFRSFDAALTLGYATKLSNDWGIGFNFRLIHSRLSDKPTEQEQGKGVATSVSFDIATMWRPEHFNLPLIGDFGNRFSMGINISNIGPKIYYIDQAQADPIPTNFRLGFAIRPFEDDYNSLTYTLDFSKLLVGVGDSTHARDEFYKAIFTSWVDEPLSQELRQVQTSMGLEYWYGKPEEFMFALRAGFFYEDPSYGNRKFVTLGAGIRYDLYGFDFSYITTDVFKNGANHPLSNTLRFTLLIGWGAKPKTEKGFPRGI